The Thermoplasmata archaeon DNA segment CTTGGTGGTGGATACTGGGACTGATATTGGGGCTGTGTCTGATATTGTGGTTGAGGTGATGGTTGTGGCTGAGTGGGATAGGGTTGGGGTTGCGCATATCTTGTCTCTTGCTGGTAATAAGGTTGTGCTGGTTGAGGTTGTGGCTGGTACGGGGGCTGCGGTTGGTACTGTGGTTGGGAGGAATAAGGTTGAGGTGTTGGTTGAGGTTGCTGGACACCTTGCTTGGCCATTAGTTTTTCTTGCCGTCTTCTTTCCTTCTCCAGTCGTTTCTCTTCCCTTCTCCTCTCCTTTTCTTTTCTCCTCTCCTCTTTCAGGCGTTCCTTTTCAAGTCGCCTTCTCTCTTTCTCGTCCATCGGTGCTTGAACGCCAGTGGGTTGTCCATAAGGGCTTCCCATACTGGTCTGTTGACCAGGATATTGAGGCTGAGGGCTTCCTGCATATAATCCTTGTTGGGGGGAGGATGAGAGTGTAGAGGATGAAGATGCTTCACCTGCTCTCTTTCCAACAATCCATCCAATCAGTACACCTATCAATATTCCAATAATCACGCCGATTCCAATTCCTAAGTAGATATCAGTTCCCGCCATTTAATTCACCATTTGACATGGTGAGAGAATAGGGAGATAAAAAGTTTATGGAGTTTCAGGAAATATTCGCCAGCAATCCTGTAAATTCACCGCAAAAATTTAATATTCTTCCTCCTATCTCTCCACTACAGGTGCCGCCATAGCTCAGCTGGTAGAGCAGCTGACTTGTAAGCCCTGTTATAGAGCCAGGAAATCAGCAGGTCGGGAGTTCAAATCTCCCTGGCGGCTTCGATGGGCTCGTAGATCAGCTGGAAGATCGCCACACTTGCAATGTGGAGGTCTCGGGTTCAAATCCCGACGAGTCCACCATCTCTTTTCATTCTGCTGAGGTAGCCAAGCCCGGATGACGGCGCCAGCCTTGAGAGCTGGTGGGCGTTCTGCCCTCAGGAGTTCAAATCTCCTCCTCAGCGTCCTTTATTCCATAATGCGTTGTAACAACCTACCATTCACCAGAGTAAGCACGAGAAGATAGCCAGTAAGCACTGCGATGTCAAGGGGAATTCCAGAGAGGTCGCCAGTGAGCATGAGAGAGCGAAGAATGTTTATTCCATAGGTGAGCGGATTTGCATAGGCAATCCACTGGAGCCACCATGGCATTATGGAAACAGGATACAGTGCGTTACTTGTAAAGAAAAGTGGCATTGTAAGCACCTGCCCTATGCCCATCACCCGCTCCCTTGTTTTCAGCAAACTTGTGAAAAATATTGAGATGCTGGCAGAAACAGCAGCAATGAGTACGATTGCAGGAAAAACCATGAGCACCAAGAAAGGGTTGGTTCTGAATCTTATACCAACCAGAAGAATCAGCAGAATGACCACAGCACCCTGAGCAATAGACCTAATGCCCGCAGACAAACTTTTTCCGAACACAATTGAGTATCTAGAGGCAGGAGAAACCAGAAGTTTAGAGAGATTGCCTGACTCTCTGTCCCAGACGAGCATCAGCCCGAAGAAAATGGAGACGAAGAGCACTGACTGACCGAGAACACCAGGTGCCACGAATTCCAGATAGGAATATTCTCCAGTGGGAATCACTCTGTAATTAGTGAAAACGCTGCCGAAAACCACAAGCCAGAGAATTGGTTGGACTGAACGAATAACAATATCGGAATAGTCATGTCTTAACCTTCTTGCTTCCAGCTCTAGAATTGTCGCCACATTTCTGACTTCTCTCAGCATTATTCCAGCCTCCTCGCCACTCTTCTCATCTTTCTTGTTGCACTCCACTGCTCCATGTCCTGCATTCTCCTGCCCACATACTTCATGAATGCATCATCCAGTGAAGTTTCCTTTATTTCAACTGATGTGATGGAGCAACCAGCATTTTCAAGCATTTTCAGGTACTTTGGCAGTTCTTCAGAGGGGTTACGGCAGTACACAAGTACGTTTTCTCCATTAAGGCGAGAGTTTTCAATCGGCAGTTTATCAGGGACTTTGCCAGCTAACTTGAATGCAATGCAGCCCTGTCCTACTGACTTTTTAAGATTTGCAGGTGCATCCACAACAGCAATTCTACCTTGAGCCATCATCGCAATTCTATTGCAGAGTTCATCTGCCTCTTCCATGTAATGCGTGGTCATTAAAATTGTAATTCCCTCCTCATGGAGTTTTCTGATGTGTTCCCAGACATGCTTTCTTGCAGAAGGGTCTAGGCCCACTGTTGGCTCGTCGAGAAAGAGAATGCTTGGGGAATGTACCATCGCCTGCCCAATCTCCAGTTTCCTAATCATGCCGCCCGAGTAAGTTCGCACAATTCTGTTTCTTGCCTCCCAGAGTTCAAGCCGTTTCAGAATGTTTTCTGCGATTTCTTTAGCCTTGCTCCCGTAAATTCCATGAAGTTTTGCTGAAATCAAAATGTTTTCATACCCGGTGAGTGCAGCATCTGAGGAGATGTCCTGAGGCACATACCCTATGATTTCTCGGATTTTATGGTCTTCTCTTGCTCTTTTGAAACCTCCAACTGTAATCTCTCCAGCTGTGGGAAAAATCAGAGTAGTGAGAAGTTTTATGAGCGTAGTTTTTCCAGCGCCATTGGGACCAAGCAACCCGAAAATCTCACCTGTTTTTATCTCAAGCGAGACATTATCCACAGCCAGAACACCATTTGAGTATCGCTTTGAGACATTCTTTATGGAAATTGCAGTCATACTTGCACCACGGTGCATATATCACTCAGAAATATATAACGGTTTATACAGGGACATTATGTTCTGGGACAAAATTAGGGTTGGTAAAGGTTTACCAAATTGTGCCTCATTGCTTTCTGTGTGAGAGTTGTCTAAATTTTCTTTCGTTTCTTTGCCAAGGATAAACTAGCTCGTTCAAGAACAAAACTAGATAACAGATACACCGAGCTTGTTATGGACAGGCAGGGACATCCATTGCTTGGCCTCTTTGAACCCACAATAGCCACGGGCTACTTCGGTGAGGTTTATATAGCCTTTAGTCGTTATGGAATTGAGCGAGGCATTGGAATGGCAACGAATTACAAGGAGCCTGGTGAGGTTGTGGAGACGATGCAGACAACAATTGATAGTTTGCCAGACGAGGTTTTTGACAAGAACCCAGATGAGCGGAGAACAACACTGAACAACAAGCTTGAGGCAATCGAGAACATGCTGGAGGCGAACAACACTAAAGGAGCGGTGCAGAAGATGAAAACGGAAGTAATGCCGAAGGTGTCAGGTGAAGAAGGGAGCTGGATACAGGGAAGTGATGCCGCAATGGAGGTATCAGCGAAAGGAGAGCAATTTACAACAAGCGTTTCTGATACCAATGGGTATAGTGTCTGGCTCTATTACTCACTTCTCACACCAACAACTGTAAAATTAGAATGGGGAATGAATTTTGAAGCATGGAAAATCGAACTTTATGTGAGCAACATAGCTGAGTATAACTGGAAAGATGTAACTGGGAGCACCAGTGTAACAGTTTCTATCCAACCAAACACTCAATATACTGCACAAGTGAAGGCTCTATGGGAAGCCCAAAAAATATATTCAGACCCAATTACATTTAAGAGCACATTTGCAATTACAGGCTGTGATTTTGCCGTATTACCTGAGGGAAAGGGGTATGTATATGCATCTGGAAATATACCATTGCTTGGGTATCAGTATCTTTATTTTAGGAAGGAGAGTGGGAGTTACATAAGGAGCAGTGTAATTGCGGATGGAAGCTCGTGCAATGTGAGATTTGATGTAGTGAATTTAGAGGAGAATGTGAAATACTACTACTATGTTGAGTTGAGATGTGTTGGAAATGGTGTAGCACAGAGCGCCACATATTGTGTAGTTTATAACTCACCAGCGATTACAAATATAGTATGGGTGCCTGAGTACGAGAAAGGAAAAATAACATGGACAACAAGTGTTGGAACCACAAACAACTATATAACTTACAAAGAAGTGGATGGAACCCAGCAATGGTCTGTTACTGCAAGTGGGTCTGGGAGCACGACACACACGGCATACATTACAGGGTTAAAACCATCGGGCAAATACCAATTTACGGTCCACTCTAAATATGGAGGTTCGGAGTTAACTGGACAAAAAACTGGTGAAACGAGAATGTATGTCTCTCCATATGGAAGTATGGACATATTTAATGGAAAGGAGATTTTGTATGGGATATGGTGGACATCTACCAAAAAACCCGGTTACAAACCAGAGGTATGGTATCTCACACTCGGTACTAGATGGCAATATGTAAGTGTAGATATGGGGAGTGCCTCTTATGATGGGGCAAAATGGCGGTGGTATGTATTTCTCTCCATTCCGAACCCCGAAAGAAACGCCAACATTCCAGTTTACTGGTATGTGTGGATGAAGTATGACATTGAGGGCTATGGGGTTGGTGAGATTGAACAAACCACCACACAGTGTGATAGATGTTACAAGAATTCAGACGCAGACAAGTTATTTGATTGCGAAGAAGGATATTACGGAACAAACAAATACAAACCAGATACAGATTATGATGGTGTCTCAGACTATGATGAAGTGCAAGGGTTTGTGAAAAGGTATGTAAGAGATACTGGCCTAAAAGGGTATTTGTTTTATCTCCAACCACCTTCTGATGGCTACTCAAAGATGTTCAGTTACCATACAAATCCACTCATTGCTGATACAGATGGGGATGGAAAAAAGGATTCAGCTGATCTTGTACCATTGGATTATGATATGGATGGAGATGGGTATCTTTCTTCATTGTGGTTGATTTTGCCGAAAATATATGTCCCTGGATGGGGATTGATAAACAATCCCTACTATCTACAGAGGCTTGCAAGTGCAGTAAGAAATGATAGATGGCTAGTGAAAACTGACCATGGATATATAGAAGATGGAGATATAGATGGAGATTGTATAGACAACAACGCCGATCCAGATGATGATGGTGACGGAATGAGTGATTATTACGAGTGGTTATATGGCATTGCCTATGGTGGATGGCAGCATCTTTTGATTTACAATGCAAGATATGCTATTTTGGTAGGGGGCGGTGGCGTGAAACCTCCAGCAAGTACAGAAGATGCAAACATTCCAGCTTTCTGGATAGATACCTATAGCATGTACAACAAATTGGTAGAGGGATGTGGATATTTACCTGAAAATGTAGAACTTCTGTATTGTCCGTGGTTTGTGTTTACATATGTCTCTACTTTTTACGAGGATTGGGCCCCCAACGCCAAGGTAAGAGTGGATTTCGGCAATTGGGAAACTATTCCTGTTGGTGAATCTTGGAAGATTGGACAAACGATTGAAGTATCCTATGATGGAGGCTATCTCTATTATAGAGACACAAACAGTTATAATGGGGTTATTAGATTGAGATTTCTACGAGGATGGGGTGGTGACTTGATAGGAGACAGGTATGGGTATTATTGGCAGGATTCTTCCAATCATAATCAAGCTATAGATGGGGAGGCTACATACGAAGATTTCTGTACATCGCTTTCCTCGATTGGCAAGAAAATCACAGAGAACGATTTCATTACAATCTTATTCAATCAGCATGGATTTAATGGTGGCTTGGAGTTCCGACTGAAAGAAAAGACTATTAAAGACCACTACGATATATATAAAGTGATAATTGAGGGTAGTTGTATATGGTGGGAGGATATTGAATCTCAAATAGATTCAATGATTTCAGAGTATGCAAGAATGGTTATCGTAGTTCAAGCATGTTACAGTGGAAGTGCCATAACTCATCTTGCAGGAGATAAAAGAGTAGTAGTAACTTCTGCAACGGAAAATGAAGTTTCTTGGGGAGAACTAGGAACATATGATCATTGGGCTTTCCTTTGGGAAGGAAAGCATAACTGGTGGGATGTACATCCTGGCTTTATACCTAACATGGGTTCCATCATTCAGCCTTTCTCTGTTGGTTGGGCTTTCAAAAAAGGGTTTGATGCAGCCCAAATGAACAAAATAGAGGCGTGGGGCTGGATAATCATAGATGGTAGATCTACCCCCCAGATTTCAAATATAGCTCTAGCAGATTCTACATACTGGTAGGTGATGAGTATGAAAGAAATAACGAAAACAATAATGATAATACTGGTGATATTAATAGTAACGCTCCTCTCTCTGTATGCATACAGTGTGTATTTGGCCCCGTACTTGCTGAAGAGGCCGCCTATGCAAGTTGTGTTGAAGCCCATATCAAACGAGAGCTTTGTCATTTATCAAATAGAAGTGTCCGGATATGAGCCACAAGATTATTATTTATATGAAAAGAGGATAAATTACGCTTTAACAAGAGAAAATGATACGGGTGGACTTTTTGAACTCGAAAAGGGCAAACTTTCGGAAATTAGAGACCACCCATCTGAAGGATACAATGTCACATGGCTTGATTGCGATAGAGACCATCACCTTACACAAGACGATAAAATCCTGATTAGTAAATCAGGTGGGAAAGCGGGTATGGTGAGGAATGGGGATTATTTTATGATATGGAGCGACACATGGTCCTGGTTATGTAGTATTTGGGTAGGCAAAGCAAATGCAACTGGACTGAACGGGTAATTTGCTGGATGTTGCACAAAGATGCAAACTGGGCGAGATTTTACATTGACGAGCTCAAGGTTGAAGAGATTACTACAGCGGTGCCGAAAATAGAGTATGTGGAGCATTATTACAAGGCAGGGGAATACACAGCAAAATTGTTTGAAGCGGAGACGGAAATTTTAGCAATCAATCTAAGCTGGGAAGGGAGCGGCAAAGTGTATGTGAGCGAGGACAATGTGAGCTGGGAAGAGGTTGGGAATGGAATTGAGAAGAGCGTGGAATGGAAGGCAGTTTACTGCAAGGTAGCCCTTACAACTCCCGCAGTGAATACAACGCCCTCGCTCTGGAATCTGAAAGCATCGTTGAAAAGCGGTGGCACGCTGAGGGTCTGGGAAAACAACACCACAGCGGAAATTTACACACAGGAAGGAAAGCCGCTGTATGGACTGGCAAGAGGATTTTTTGCGGGCAGAGAGTTGATTGGGATTAGAAATTACAATGGCTGGATTTATTTGGCAGAGAAAAACAACACAACCTGGAATGTGAGCAAAGTGCGAGAAACAAATGGGAGCTGGAAGATGGGGTTTGATTTTGTTGTATGGGAAGGAAAACAGTATTATTTCTGGGCTGACAACGGGAGCGGGAATTATCAGGTCTATGGTATGCTGGGGAACACCACTGTGTTGTTCAGCACAAGCCACACAGATGCAATTGATGTCCATGCTATTGCACCAGGCACAGAGCAACTGCCATTCCGAATGCCAAAGACGGAAAAGAAATTGCATGTGGTCTGGAGAGACTATGACGACTGGTATTCCATGCTCTGGTATGCTAGTTTTGATGCAGAACTAACTCAAACAGGAGCGTCGCAGAGGATAAAACTGGATACAAACTACACAGAGCTTGTTATGGACAGACAGGGGCATCCGCTACTGGGCTTATTTGAGCCAGCAATAGCCACGGGCTACTTCGGTGAGGTTTATATAGCCTTTAGTCGTTATGGAATTGAGCGAGGCATTGGAATGGCAACGAATTATGAGGAACCAGATAAGGTTGTGGAAACGATGCAGACAACAATTGACAGTTTGCCAGATGAGGTATTTGACAGGAATCCGGAGGAGCGGAAACAGGCGTTGAAC contains these protein-coding regions:
- a CDS encoding zinc-ribbon domain-containing protein, giving the protein MAGTDIYLGIGIGVIIGILIGVLIGWIVGKRAGEASSSSTLSSSPQQGLYAGSPQPQYPGQQTSMGSPYGQPTGVQAPMDEKERRRLEKERLKEERRKEKERRREEKRLEKERRRQEKLMAKQGVQQPQPTPQPYSSQPQYQPQPPYQPQPQPAQPYYQQETRYAQPQPYPTQPQPSPQPQYQTQPQYQSQYPPPREQIPYRPSSEPYPTTQQPTYQPRPQPTPQPEPYRASTPPPPPQPVPPKTQPEVTPTYPQYQPSPAQPVSQPSPPPAYAPQPVQPAPQPAPQPQPQYPAQKPKIVMRRCPSCGNQVEDNVVQCPQCGSFIKSPKRGAAPPPQYVAPEESAAVEGVCPHCGASVSSSATICWRCNKILKRR
- a CDS encoding ABC transporter permease is translated as MLREVRNVATILELEARRLRHDYSDIVIRSVQPILWLVVFGSVFTNYRVIPTGEYSYLEFVAPGVLGQSVLFVSIFFGLMLVWDRESGNLSKLLVSPASRYSIVFGKSLSAGIRSIAQGAVVILLILLVGIRFRTNPFLVLMVFPAIVLIAAVSASISIFFTSLLKTRERVMGIGQVLTMPLFFTSNALYPVSIMPWWLQWIAYANPLTYGINILRSLMLTGDLSGIPLDIAVLTGYLLVLTLVNGRLLQRIME
- a CDS encoding ATP-binding cassette domain-containing protein; its protein translation is MTAISIKNVSKRYSNGVLAVDNVSLEIKTGEIFGLLGPNGAGKTTLIKLLTTLIFPTAGEITVGGFKRAREDHKIREIIGYVPQDISSDAALTGYENILISAKLHGIYGSKAKEIAENILKRLELWEARNRIVRTYSGGMIRKLEIGQAMVHSPSILFLDEPTVGLDPSARKHVWEHIRKLHEEGITILMTTHYMEEADELCNRIAMMAQGRIAVVDAPANLKKSVGQGCIAFKLAGKVPDKLPIENSRLNGENVLVYCRNPSEELPKYLKMLENAGCSITSVEIKETSLDDAFMKYVGRRMQDMEQWSATRKMRRVARRLE
- a CDS encoding C13 family peptidase → MDRQGHPLLGLFEPTIATGYFGEVYIAFSRYGIERGIGMATNYKEPGEVVETMQTTIDSLPDEVFDKNPDERRTTLNNKLEAIENMLEANNTKGAVQKMKTEVMPKVSGEEGSWIQGSDAAMEVSAKGEQFTTSVSDTNGYSVWLYYSLLTPTTVKLEWGMNFEAWKIELYVSNIAEYNWKDVTGSTSVTVSIQPNTQYTAQVKALWEAQKIYSDPITFKSTFAITGCDFAVLPEGKGYVYASGNIPLLGYQYLYFRKESGSYIRSSVIADGSSCNVRFDVVNLEENVKYYYYVELRCVGNGVAQSATYCVVYNSPAITNIVWVPEYEKGKITWTTSVGTTNNYITYKEVDGTQQWSVTASGSGSTTHTAYITGLKPSGKYQFTVHSKYGGSELTGQKTGETRMYVSPYGSMDIFNGKEILYGIWWTSTKKPGYKPEVWYLTLGTRWQYVSVDMGSASYDGAKWRWYVFLSIPNPERNANIPVYWYVWMKYDIEGYGVGEIEQTTTQCDRCYKNSDADKLFDCEEGYYGTNKYKPDTDYDGVSDYDEVQGFVKRYVRDTGLKGYLFYLQPPSDGYSKMFSYHTNPLIADTDGDGKKDSADLVPLDYDMDGDGYLSSLWLILPKIYVPGWGLINNPYYLQRLASAVRNDRWLVKTDHGYIEDGDIDGDCIDNNADPDDDGDGMSDYYEWLYGIAYGGWQHLLIYNARYAILVGGGGVKPPASTEDANIPAFWIDTYSMYNKLVEGCGYLPENVELLYCPWFVFTYVSTFYEDWAPNAKVRVDFGNWETIPVGESWKIGQTIEVSYDGGYLYYRDTNSYNGVIRLRFLRGWGGDLIGDRYGYYWQDSSNHNQAIDGEATYEDFCTSLSSIGKKITENDFITILFNQHGFNGGLEFRLKEKTIKDHYDIYKVIIEGSCIWWEDIESQIDSMISEYARMVIVVQACYSGSAITHLAGDKRVVVTSATENEVSWGELGTYDHWAFLWEGKHNWWDVHPGFIPNMGSIIQPFSVGWAFKKGFDAAQMNKIEAWGWIIIDGRSTPQISNIALADSTYW